In Candidatus Nitronauta litoralis, one DNA window encodes the following:
- a CDS encoding SDR family oxidoreductase, with protein MKIGITGASGQIGWHLRCHLASQNELNVVLADRSTFFNSESMDSFVSDLDILIHLAGVNRGEAGEIDSVNKQLAKLLIEALNRTGAKPHLVFSSSIHRDRHTAYGNAKRYCSERFADWSKESGALFTNMILPHVFGEHGKPFYNSVVHTFCHQIANNEKPQIINDEPLFLVHAQKVAERMLAAGRSMSSTQQVVDGEEMLVSQLLAKLTELSETYQQNIVPDLSDPLTLALFNTYRSYLYPKHFPLDLTRHSDNRGDLFELVKELNGGQVYVSTTKPGVTRGNHFHCRKFERFVVLKGSATICIRRMFTDEVKRFEVHGDQPQVLDIPTLHTHNLINSGQDELMTLFWANEIFDPSLPDTVREIV; from the coding sequence ATGAAAATCGGAATTACAGGAGCAAGCGGTCAAATTGGCTGGCACCTCAGATGCCACCTGGCCTCCCAAAACGAACTCAACGTAGTTCTCGCAGACCGCTCCACATTTTTCAACTCTGAATCGATGGACAGCTTTGTTTCTGACCTCGACATATTGATTCATCTTGCAGGGGTGAATCGCGGTGAAGCCGGGGAAATCGATTCCGTAAACAAGCAGCTTGCAAAGCTTTTGATCGAAGCGCTGAACCGGACTGGCGCCAAACCTCATCTCGTCTTTTCCTCTTCCATTCATCGGGACCGGCATACCGCATACGGCAATGCAAAGCGTTATTGTTCCGAAAGGTTTGCAGATTGGTCAAAGGAATCTGGTGCCTTATTCACCAATATGATCCTGCCTCATGTCTTTGGGGAACACGGCAAACCTTTTTACAATTCCGTTGTTCACACTTTCTGTCATCAAATTGCAAATAACGAAAAACCTCAAATCATAAATGATGAGCCTCTATTTCTGGTGCACGCTCAAAAGGTAGCTGAACGCATGCTTGCCGCCGGGCGATCGATGTCTTCCACCCAGCAAGTAGTCGATGGTGAAGAGATGCTGGTATCCCAACTGCTCGCCAAGTTGACTGAACTTTCTGAAACGTACCAGCAAAATATTGTTCCCGACCTGAGCGATCCCTTGACCCTGGCATTATTCAACACTTACCGGTCATACCTTTACCCAAAACATTTTCCTCTTGACCTCACACGACACAGTGATAACCGGGGCGACCTTTTTGAACTGGTAAAAGAACTCAATGGTGGGCAGGTTTATGTTTCCACCACCAAACCCGGAGTGACTCGGGGAAACCATTTTCATTGCCGCAAGTTTGAACGTTTCGTCGTTCTAAAAGGATCGGCCACCATTTGCATCCGTCGCATGTTCACTGACGAGGTCAAACGTTTTGAAGTTCATGGCGACCAGCCACAAGTACTGGACATTCCCACCCTGCACACCCATAATCTGATCAACAGCGGCCAGGACGAATTGATGACCCTGTTCTGGGCGAATGAAATTTTTGATCCTTCTCTACCGGACACGGTCCGGGAAATCGTTTAA
- the rfbD gene encoding dTDP-4-dehydrorhamnose reductase has translation MALPKIMLIGCKGQVGFELENLLAAKSSLSSYDLHNLDLRKFDNVRTTIREIKPNLIINAAAYTQVDKAEEEPDTARQINSEVPALLAEEAERSGAALIHYSTDYVYSGEKTSPYVEEDPTGPLGVYGATKLEGDLAIQNSQAPHLIFRTSWVYGIRGKNFLLTMMRLAKEKPELKVINDQYGAPTWCRTIAQTTVTALEKILGKSLDENIGKINGVSGIYHLTSGGQTTWFGFTQAIVDILKLEKPPALYPIPTSEYPTLAVRPKYSVLNNSKLNRTFGIPQTDWKQALTSCMSVDPES, from the coding sequence ATGGCATTGCCTAAAATCATGCTCATTGGCTGTAAAGGGCAGGTCGGATTTGAACTGGAAAATTTGCTCGCCGCAAAATCCAGCTTAAGCTCCTACGACCTCCACAATCTGGACCTGCGCAAATTTGACAACGTCAGGACCACCATTCGTGAAATTAAACCAAACCTGATCATTAACGCTGCAGCTTATACCCAGGTGGACAAGGCTGAAGAAGAACCGGATACCGCGCGACAAATAAATTCTGAGGTTCCCGCTTTGCTGGCTGAAGAAGCAGAACGTTCAGGAGCGGCCTTGATCCACTATTCGACCGACTACGTTTACTCTGGTGAGAAAACTTCTCCCTATGTAGAAGAAGATCCCACCGGCCCGTTGGGTGTATACGGGGCCACCAAGCTGGAGGGAGACCTCGCTATTCAAAATAGCCAGGCCCCACACCTGATTTTTAGAACGAGTTGGGTGTATGGAATTCGTGGGAAAAATTTTCTTCTAACCATGATGCGACTTGCCAAAGAAAAACCCGAATTAAAAGTAATCAACGACCAGTACGGTGCTCCGACCTGGTGCCGCACCATTGCCCAAACGACGGTGACAGCTCTCGAAAAAATCCTGGGTAAAAGCCTGGATGAAAATATTGGAAAAATAAACGGTGTTTCCGGGATCTATCACCTGACTTCTGGCGGACAAACAACATGGTTTGGTTTTACTCAGGCCATTGTTGACATACTTAAGCTAGAAAAACCTCCCGCATTGTATCCGATCCCGACCAGCGAATACCCGACCCTGGCGGTTCGGCCTAAATATTCTGTATTGAACAACTCCAAACTCAACCGTACATTTGGAATTCCACAAACAGACTGGAAACAGGCGTTAACCAGTTGCATGTCTGTGGACCCGGAATCCTGA
- a CDS encoding polysaccharide biosynthesis protein — translation MRSNPLSIFLSKPHRSFLLVLDLVFSIAALYLAFFLRFDGTIPEEDVVVFQTVLPFLLMSRAVCLIYLGFYNRFWEYSSLEDLFQIVKGVLLSSLVAVSVLFFYNRAFHIPRSILVIEAILAITFLGGSRVFWRFWKERKKKIVQSASGCNTLVIGAGDTGAYLLKYLKKFSSHYRVCCFIDRDPSKWNSQLMGVRVLGGMDKLPEVIQNYEIKEVLVAINQIDSDELSKIVGRCQMLGVKCKLASSVKDISSQNIHINQIRNVEISDLLGRDPVSLDLQAIQEMFRGKTVLVTGAGGSIGSELCSQILEYHPDRLIMVDKGENYLYDLNLKVRLETLGTKTHCVFCSVTNQKKMEAVFQEYRPDMVFHAAAHKHVPLMEENVDEAIHNNIFGTRTCAELSERFGVERFVLVSTDKVVNPTSIMGMTKNICEKILQFKSSSEDTRFITVRFGNVLGSNGSVVRLFKSQIENGGPVTVTHPDMERFFMLIPEAAQLILQAASLGEGGEIFLLDMGKPVKIVDLAKRMIRLSGFIPGKDMEIQYVGLRPGEKLYEELVADGEEERPTSHKKIKRVLPPCRADQEFMERMTQLCDDVGTATLETLESNLKSLVKSSGSRIMETDPILLGGDPSSGLAPEESKD, via the coding sequence ATGCGTTCGAATCCTCTCAGTATTTTTCTTTCAAAGCCACACCGGTCCTTCTTGCTGGTTTTGGACTTGGTGTTTTCTATTGCCGCTCTCTATCTGGCTTTTTTCCTCAGATTTGATGGGACCATACCGGAGGAAGATGTCGTTGTCTTCCAAACGGTGTTGCCCTTTCTGTTGATGTCGAGGGCTGTCTGTCTAATTTACCTGGGTTTTTATAACCGGTTCTGGGAATATTCGAGTCTGGAAGACTTGTTTCAGATTGTAAAAGGAGTGCTCCTCAGTTCGCTCGTCGCTGTTTCCGTTTTGTTTTTTTACAACCGCGCATTTCACATTCCGCGTTCGATTCTGGTTATTGAGGCAATCCTGGCTATCACCTTTCTCGGTGGTTCAAGAGTTTTCTGGAGGTTCTGGAAAGAACGAAAGAAGAAAATCGTCCAGTCTGCTTCAGGATGTAACACGCTGGTCATCGGGGCGGGAGATACTGGAGCCTACCTGCTCAAGTACCTTAAGAAATTTTCATCCCACTACCGTGTTTGCTGTTTTATCGACCGCGATCCTTCTAAATGGAACAGCCAGTTGATGGGGGTTCGGGTATTGGGAGGGATGGACAAGCTACCTGAGGTTATCCAGAACTACGAAATCAAGGAAGTGCTTGTTGCGATTAACCAGATTGATTCAGACGAGCTGAGTAAAATTGTCGGCCGCTGCCAGATGCTCGGTGTTAAATGCAAACTGGCCTCTTCCGTAAAAGACATATCCTCCCAGAATATCCATATCAACCAGATTCGAAATGTTGAAATAAGTGACCTGCTGGGCCGGGACCCGGTGTCGCTGGATTTACAGGCCATTCAGGAAATGTTCCGCGGAAAAACGGTTCTTGTGACCGGAGCGGGAGGGTCGATCGGGTCGGAGCTCTGCTCACAAATCCTCGAGTACCATCCGGATCGGCTCATCATGGTGGATAAAGGTGAAAATTATTTGTATGACCTGAATCTCAAGGTCAGGTTGGAAACGCTGGGCACCAAGACTCATTGTGTGTTCTGCTCGGTAACGAATCAGAAGAAAATGGAAGCCGTGTTTCAGGAGTACCGCCCGGATATGGTATTTCATGCAGCTGCACATAAACACGTTCCTCTTATGGAGGAAAATGTGGATGAAGCCATTCACAATAATATCTTTGGAACCCGTACCTGTGCTGAGCTTTCAGAGCGGTTTGGTGTTGAACGGTTTGTGCTGGTTTCAACTGATAAAGTGGTCAACCCGACCAGCATCATGGGAATGACCAAGAATATCTGTGAAAAAATCCTGCAGTTCAAATCTTCCAGCGAAGACACGCGTTTCATTACCGTTCGGTTTGGAAACGTCCTCGGCAGTAACGGCAGCGTGGTACGCCTGTTCAAGAGCCAGATTGAAAATGGCGGGCCGGTGACGGTCACTCATCCCGACATGGAGCGGTTCTTTATGTTGATTCCCGAGGCGGCGCAGTTGATATTGCAGGCGGCTTCGCTGGGGGAAGGGGGAGAGATTTTTCTTCTCGATATGGGTAAGCCAGTCAAAATTGTCGACTTGGCAAAGAGGATGATCCGATTGTCAGGGTTTATTCCTGGCAAGGATATGGAAATTCAGTATGTGGGATTGCGTCCGGGCGAAAAATTATATGAGGAACTGGTTGCCGATGGTGAAGAAGAGCGACCCACCAGCCATAAAAAAATCAAACGGGTACTGCCGCCCTGTCGGGCCGATCAGGAGTTTATGGAACGGATGACCCAACTCTGTGACGATGTGGGAACTGCGACTTTGGAAACACTGGAGTCTAATTTAAAAAGCCTGGTGAAAAGCAGTGGTTCACGGATTATGGAAACAGACCCGATCCTGCTTGGAGGTGATCCTTCATCGGGACTGGCTCCGGAAGAAAGCAAAGATTAA
- a CDS encoding SDR family NAD(P)-dependent oxidoreductase, translating into MFKGKTVLITGGTGSFGNQMVHYLLKKDCQEIRIFSRDENKQDGMRTDLNNPRLKFFLGDIREKQTLDEAMRGVDLVFHAAALKQVPSCEFFPMEAVKTNVLGSRNVIQSAVEHRVQSLVCLSTDKAVYPVNTMGMSKALMEKTAQAASRELKSDDTIITCVRYGNVIHSRGSVIPLFIKQIREGKPLTVTEPTMTRFFMTLENAIHLVEFAFAKGQQGDLFIRKAPASDLNTLVEAVKRVFKAENPVDIIGMRHSEKMHETLANQDELSRAEDLGDFYRIKMDNRDLNYEKYLTEGEPARSDLADFSSKVARQLSVEEIEQLLLSQPEIQDYLKEMNPG; encoded by the coding sequence ATGTTTAAAGGCAAAACAGTATTGATCACGGGTGGCACCGGTTCGTTTGGCAACCAGATGGTGCACTACCTCCTGAAAAAAGATTGCCAGGAAATCCGTATTTTCAGTCGGGATGAAAACAAGCAGGATGGTATGCGAACCGACCTCAACAATCCGCGCCTGAAATTCTTCCTTGGAGATATTCGCGAAAAGCAAACGCTCGATGAAGCCATGCGGGGGGTCGATCTCGTGTTCCACGCAGCGGCTTTGAAACAAGTCCCCTCTTGCGAATTTTTTCCGATGGAGGCCGTGAAGACCAATGTCCTTGGAAGCCGAAACGTGATTCAATCGGCAGTCGAGCACCGGGTCCAATCACTGGTCTGTCTCAGTACCGACAAAGCTGTTTATCCAGTCAATACCATGGGGATGAGTAAAGCCCTCATGGAAAAAACGGCCCAGGCCGCATCCCGGGAACTCAAATCAGACGACACCATCATCACCTGCGTTCGATACGGCAACGTGATTCACTCGCGCGGATCCGTCATTCCACTTTTCATCAAACAGATCCGCGAAGGAAAACCCCTGACGGTAACCGAACCCACCATGACCCGGTTTTTCATGACACTGGAAAATGCGATTCATCTTGTGGAGTTTGCATTCGCAAAGGGGCAACAAGGCGACCTTTTTATTCGCAAAGCGCCAGCCTCGGACCTCAACACTCTTGTCGAAGCTGTAAAACGGGTGTTCAAGGCTGAGAATCCTGTGGACATCATCGGTATGCGGCACAGTGAAAAAATGCACGAGACTCTGGCCAATCAGGATGAACTGAGTCGAGCTGAAGACCTGGGAGATTTTTATCGAATCAAAATGGACAACCGTGACCTGAACTACGAAAAATACCTCACAGAGGGTGAGCCTGCCCGGTCTGACCTTGCCGATTTTTCATCGAAGGTTGCGCGTCAATTATCTGTAGAAGAAATTGAACAACTGCTCCTGTCCCAACCCGAGATCCAGGACTACCTGAAAGAAATGAACCCAGGTTAA
- the rfbB gene encoding dTDP-glucose 4,6-dehydratase — protein sequence MKTYLVTGGAGFIGGNFVLLTMQRPDVKIINLDALTYAGNLDTLQSLNDNPNHVFVEGDIRDRELVRSLFKEHQPDYVVNFAAESHVDRSIDSPGDFILTNVVGTFEMLEAARAHWLSLEGKAKDDFRFLHVSTDEVYGSLGATGLFTETTPYAPNSPYSASKAGADHLARAYNRTFGLPVLTTNCSNNYGPYQFPEKLIPLVTGKALAGEPLPVYGDGQQVRDWLFVEDHCSAIQRVLEAGTPGEVYNVGGDSEKPNLEVVKTICRLLDEMAPDRGPVPHEELITFVKDRPGHDRRYAIDASKIKNQLGWKPENDFESGLRKTMRWYLDNTEWLERVTSGAYRGERLGTTD from the coding sequence ATGAAAACATATTTAGTAACAGGCGGAGCCGGTTTCATAGGCGGCAACTTTGTTTTGCTGACAATGCAACGGCCAGATGTAAAAATTATCAATCTGGATGCCCTCACCTATGCAGGGAATCTGGACACCTTGCAATCCCTCAACGACAACCCCAACCATGTGTTCGTGGAAGGTGATATACGGGATCGTGAACTGGTCCGTTCCCTCTTCAAAGAACACCAGCCGGACTATGTTGTCAATTTCGCGGCTGAATCCCATGTGGACAGGTCAATAGATTCTCCAGGAGACTTTATCCTGACTAACGTGGTGGGTACTTTTGAAATGCTGGAAGCTGCCAGGGCTCATTGGCTGTCGCTGGAAGGTAAAGCCAAAGATGACTTCCGTTTCCTCCATGTCTCGACCGATGAAGTTTACGGTTCACTGGGTGCAACTGGATTGTTCACCGAAACCACACCCTATGCCCCCAATTCGCCCTACTCGGCCTCAAAAGCAGGAGCCGACCATCTGGCGCGGGCTTATAACAGGACGTTTGGTTTGCCTGTTCTCACTACAAACTGTTCAAACAATTACGGTCCTTACCAGTTTCCGGAAAAACTCATTCCATTGGTGACCGGCAAAGCACTGGCTGGAGAACCCCTTCCTGTCTATGGAGACGGACAACAGGTCCGCGACTGGTTATTTGTAGAGGATCATTGCAGTGCCATCCAACGGGTACTGGAAGCAGGAACCCCCGGAGAAGTTTACAACGTTGGTGGCGACAGCGAGAAGCCCAACCTGGAAGTGGTCAAAACCATCTGCCGTCTGCTGGATGAAATGGCCCCCGATCGCGGCCCCGTTCCCCACGAGGAATTAATTACTTTCGTGAAAGACAGACCCGGGCACGATCGAAGATACGCCATTGATGCTTCCAAAATAAAAAATCAACTGGGATGGAAACCGGAAAACGATTTCGAATCGGGTTTGCGCAAAACCATGCGCTGGTACCTCGACAACACGGAATGGCTGGAGCGGGTGACCTCGGGTGCCTATCGCGGTGAGCGCCTGGGAACAACGGATTAG
- the rfbA gene encoding glucose-1-phosphate thymidylyltransferase RfbA — MVKKGIILAGGSGTRLYPLTQVVSKQLMPLYDKPMVYYPLSVLMLAGINEILVITTPQDRPLYEALLQDGTQWGIKIQYAEQPSPDGLAQAFIIGRDFVGSDSCSLILGDNVFYGHGLTDLLANARNRTEGATVFGYWVNNPEIYGVVEFDDAGRAISLEEKPANPKSNYAVTGLYFYDNQVLDIAANLKPSARGELEITDLNRVYLERGQLTVEIMQRGYAWLDTGSHDALLAASNFIETIEKRQGLKICCPEEVAFNMGTIDADQLAKLAEPLGKNNYGQYLLKLAKSGKPLK; from the coding sequence ATGGTTAAAAAAGGAATTATTCTCGCAGGTGGTTCAGGGACCAGGCTGTATCCGCTGACACAGGTGGTGAGCAAACAACTCATGCCGCTGTATGACAAACCCATGGTCTATTATCCCCTGAGCGTGTTGATGCTGGCGGGGATCAATGAAATCCTGGTTATCACGACTCCGCAGGACCGTCCCTTATACGAAGCGTTACTTCAAGACGGCACTCAATGGGGAATTAAAATCCAATATGCAGAGCAGCCCAGCCCCGATGGTCTTGCGCAAGCATTCATCATCGGCCGCGATTTTGTTGGTAGCGATAGTTGCAGTCTGATTCTTGGAGACAACGTTTTCTATGGACACGGACTGACTGATCTTTTGGCGAATGCACGAAACCGGACCGAGGGTGCTACCGTGTTCGGGTATTGGGTAAACAATCCGGAAATTTATGGCGTCGTGGAATTTGATGATGCCGGACGCGCCATCAGTCTGGAAGAAAAACCGGCGAATCCGAAATCCAATTATGCGGTCACGGGGCTGTATTTCTACGACAACCAGGTGCTCGACATTGCCGCCAACCTGAAACCTTCGGCACGTGGTGAACTGGAGATCACAGACCTGAACCGGGTTTATCTGGAACGCGGACAACTTACAGTGGAAATCATGCAACGCGGCTACGCCTGGCTCGACACCGGCTCCCACGATGCTTTGCTGGCGGCCTCCAACTTCATTGAAACCATCGAAAAACGGCAAGGATTAAAAATCTGCTGTCCCGAGGAAGTCGCCTTCAATATGGGAACCATCGATGCCGACCAATTGGCGAAACTGGCAGAGCCTCTGGGTAAAAATAATTACGGACAATATCTTTTAAAACTCGCCAAGAGCGGAAAGCCTCTTAAGTAA
- a CDS encoding D-sedoheptulose 7-phosphate isomerase: protein MSQDRIRTFLNSSADLKRTIADTMAKDIDQAVQIVRKSLKGGGKLLLMGNGGSAGDAQHIAAELVGRYKKERQSVPALALTVDTSALTAIGNDYGFEEIFSRQIEGLGQKGDAILAISTSGQSENVVCGVQQAKGMGIHTIGLLGKDGGKLKDIVDLALVVPSSETARIQEAHITIGHIICEILDDEF from the coding sequence ATGAGCCAGGACCGGATTCGAACTTTCCTTAACAGCAGCGCAGATTTAAAGCGAACTATCGCGGACACCATGGCGAAAGACATCGACCAGGCGGTCCAAATTGTCCGGAAAAGCCTGAAGGGTGGCGGCAAGCTTCTCCTCATGGGTAATGGAGGAAGCGCTGGAGATGCTCAACACATTGCCGCTGAACTGGTGGGACGCTACAAGAAGGAGCGGCAATCGGTTCCCGCGTTGGCTCTGACGGTAGACACTTCGGCTTTGACGGCTATTGGCAACGACTATGGATTTGAGGAAATTTTCTCGCGGCAGATTGAGGGCCTTGGTCAAAAAGGTGATGCCATTCTTGCAATCAGCACCAGCGGACAATCGGAAAATGTTGTTTGTGGCGTTCAGCAGGCCAAAGGAATGGGAATCCACACCATCGGGCTATTAGGAAAAGATGGCGGTAAACTAAAAGATATCGTGGACCTTGCCCTTGTGGTTCCTTCCAGCGAAACCGCACGTATTCAGGAGGCACACATCACAATAGGCCATATCATCTGCGAAATACTGGACGACGAGTTTTAA
- a CDS encoding Gfo/Idh/MocA family oxidoreductase: MSSSINLALVGAGYWGKNLARVFNELGVLRVICDPSEEIFARKSNMYPGVPITPSFTDLLNQKEIEAIAIATPAVHHYSMAKNALLAGKHVFVEKPLSLTAEEGQELTELAKTQKRTLFVGHILHYHSAIIKIKQMLAEGELGRLQYIYSNRLALGKFRREENILWSFAPHDISVILSLVHEEPDSVWAVGSNILHPNIADTTITHMKFPCGVSSHIFVSWLHPFKEQKLVIVGDRKMVTFDDTVPVDRKIMVYPHNILWREGVPVPEKKEGTAVDLTDTWEEPLKNECKTFLNAIQGESFYTTGEEAVRVLSVLQRCQTALDKG, from the coding sequence ATGAGTTCTTCGATAAACCTGGCGTTGGTTGGTGCCGGCTACTGGGGGAAAAACCTGGCACGGGTGTTCAACGAACTCGGGGTCCTGCGCGTTATCTGTGATCCTTCTGAAGAAATTTTTGCGCGGAAGAGCAACATGTATCCCGGGGTTCCCATCACTCCTTCTTTCACTGACCTTCTCAATCAAAAAGAAATCGAAGCCATCGCGATTGCCACTCCGGCAGTCCATCACTATTCAATGGCGAAAAATGCCCTGCTTGCAGGCAAGCATGTGTTTGTTGAAAAGCCTCTTTCACTAACGGCTGAAGAGGGGCAAGAACTAACCGAACTTGCGAAAACACAAAAACGCACTTTATTCGTAGGTCATATCCTCCATTACCATTCAGCCATAATTAAAATCAAACAAATGCTGGCCGAAGGTGAACTCGGGCGTCTGCAATATATTTATTCGAACAGGCTCGCATTAGGGAAATTCCGTCGCGAGGAAAATATTTTATGGTCGTTTGCTCCACACGACATTTCAGTGATCCTGTCTCTCGTTCACGAGGAACCGGATTCCGTCTGGGCCGTAGGCAGCAATATATTGCATCCCAATATTGCAGACACCACCATCACACACATGAAGTTTCCATGCGGGGTTTCATCCCACATTTTCGTTTCGTGGTTACACCCGTTTAAAGAACAGAAGCTTGTAATTGTCGGTGACCGTAAAATGGTCACCTTTGACGACACGGTCCCTGTTGATCGAAAGATCATGGTGTACCCACATAACATTCTCTGGCGCGAGGGCGTTCCTGTTCCGGAAAAGAAGGAGGGCACAGCAGTGGACCTTACAGACACTTGGGAAGAGCCGCTGAAGAACGAGTGCAAAACTTTCCTGAACGCCATACAAGGGGAATCGTTTTACACCACTGGAGAAGAAGCGGTACGCGTCCTTTCGGTTTTACAACGCTGCCAGACCGCTCTGGATAAAGGTTGA
- a CDS encoding mannose-1-phosphate guanylyltransferase/mannose-6-phosphate isomerase, with translation MKAVLLAGGSGTRFWPLSREMHPKQFLKFAGDRSLLQGTMERLLPVVPAANIHAITHRDQADETCRQLEFLGFDARNLVAEPIGRNTSAAVALTTRLFEADPDEVVGIFPADHLVENTKVFEKGIKDAEELARRGYLVTLGVPPLRAETGYGYIESGEAISNSTGFKVKSFREKPDVATANTYLKKEGFFWNSGMLFGTVGVLLREIQLWMPELSQSLEGVDAHLRNDTGFFPFQVFDDTGGSLYEKLPELSIDYGVLERSQCVAVVPCEMDWCDVGSWEVLNELFDSDEDGNVKPDGVELLDCTNNLIHVDGRLIAALGIDNLIVVDTPDALLVCRRDRAQDIRKLVDKLKAHQREEVISDSTVAKPWGSYTDLIRQKDYLIKRITVMPGHQLSLQAHDHRSEHWVVVSGEAEVECDGSNQQLKVNESTFIPKGAKHRLSNPGKEPLVLVEIQIGPLLSEDDITRFEDRYGRADSPE, from the coding sequence ATGAAAGCCGTTCTGCTTGCCGGGGGAAGCGGTACCCGATTCTGGCCGCTGAGCCGGGAGATGCACCCCAAACAATTCCTGAAGTTTGCAGGTGACCGGTCCCTTTTACAAGGGACGATGGAAAGGTTGTTGCCTGTGGTTCCCGCTGCAAATATTCACGCGATCACCCACCGCGATCAAGCCGACGAAACCTGTCGTCAATTGGAGTTCCTTGGTTTCGATGCCAGAAACCTGGTTGCTGAACCGATAGGACGCAATACCTCGGCTGCCGTGGCTTTGACCACCCGTTTGTTCGAAGCCGACCCTGATGAGGTTGTTGGAATTTTCCCAGCCGACCATTTGGTAGAAAACACCAAAGTTTTTGAAAAAGGAATCAAGGATGCTGAAGAATTAGCCAGGCGAGGTTACCTGGTCACCCTCGGTGTTCCTCCCCTCCGGGCCGAGACTGGATACGGTTATATTGAATCCGGTGAGGCAATCTCTAACTCGACGGGGTTTAAAGTAAAGTCCTTTCGGGAAAAACCCGATGTTGCAACCGCGAATACCTATCTGAAAAAGGAAGGGTTCTTCTGGAACTCCGGGATGTTGTTTGGAACGGTCGGTGTGTTGTTGAGGGAGATCCAATTGTGGATGCCAGAGCTCAGTCAATCTCTGGAAGGTGTTGATGCGCATCTTCGAAACGATACCGGTTTTTTCCCCTTTCAGGTTTTTGACGATACGGGTGGAAGTCTTTACGAAAAGCTGCCGGAGTTATCCATCGATTACGGTGTGCTGGAGCGATCTCAATGCGTTGCAGTGGTGCCCTGCGAAATGGACTGGTGTGATGTGGGGTCCTGGGAAGTGCTAAACGAACTGTTTGATTCTGATGAAGATGGCAATGTGAAACCGGACGGAGTAGAACTGCTCGACTGCACTAACAACCTCATTCATGTGGATGGTCGACTCATTGCCGCGTTGGGAATTGACAACCTGATTGTGGTCGACACACCCGATGCCCTATTGGTTTGCAGGCGGGATCGCGCGCAGGACATCCGAAAGCTGGTCGATAAACTGAAAGCACATCAGCGCGAAGAAGTTATAAGTGATTCAACGGTTGCCAAGCCCTGGGGCAGTTATACCGATCTCATTCGCCAAAAGGATTATCTGATCAAACGCATCACCGTGATGCCGGGGCATCAGCTCAGCCTGCAGGCGCACGATCATCGTTCCGAACATTGGGTGGTGGTTTCGGGAGAAGCGGAGGTGGAATGCGACGGTTCGAACCAGCAGCTCAAGGTGAATGAGTCGACCTTCATTCCAAAAGGGGCCAAACACCGTTTGTCCAATCCCGGGAAAGAACCTCTGGTGCTGGTAGAAATTCAGATTGGGCCTCTTTTAAGCGAAGACGATATCACTCGCTTTGAAGATCGTTATGGCCGTGCTGATTCCCCTGAATAG